In Streptomyces sp. 71268, the DNA window AGTCCGACGGCAGGCGCGGGGCCGACCGGGTCGCGCTGCGTGGTGCCGGCGGGCAGCGTTGGACGTACGGCGAACTGCGGGCGCGGGTCGACCAGCTCGCGCACGCGCTCACCGACGACCTCGGGGTGCGGCCCGGGAACCGGGTGCTGTTGCGCGGTCCCACCTCGCCGTGGCTGGCCGCCTGCTGGCTCGCGGTGCTCAAGGCGGGCGCCGTCGCGGTGACCGTGCTGGCCAACCAGCGTCCCCAGGAGTTGGCCACCATCTGCGAGTTGGCCCGGATACGGCACGCGGTGTGCGCCGCCGACCGCCTCGACCACCTGGAGCGGGCCGGCGTGCCGGGGCTGCGGATCGCCGCGTACGGGTCGTCCGCCCCCGACGACCTGTTGCGCCTGGCCGCCGCCCGGCCCGCCGCGTACGAGGCGGTGCCGACGGCAGCCGACGACGTGGCGTTGATCGCCTTCACCTCGGGCACCACCGGGCGGCCCAAGGGGTGCCTGCACTTCCACCGGGACGTGCTGGCCGTCGCGGACACCTTCTCGGCCCGGGTGCTGCGGCCGTGTCCGGACGACGTCTTCGCGGGCAGCCCGCCGCTGGGCTTCACCTTCGGCCTCGGCGGCCTGGTGATCTTCCCGCTGCGGGCCGGCGCGTCGGCGTTCCTGGACGCGTGGGCGGGGCCGGCCAAGCTGTTGCGTGACATCGCCGCGCACCGGGTCTCGGTGTTGTTCACCGCGCCCACCGCCTACCGGGCGATGCTGGGACAGTTGGCGGAACACGACGTCTCCTCGCTGCGGCGCTGCGTGTCGGCGGGCGAGAACCTGCCCGCCGCGCTGTGGCACGCCTGGCACACGGCGACCGGGCTGCGGCTGATCAACGGCATCG includes these proteins:
- a CDS encoding AMP-binding protein; amino-acid sequence: MELTPSAHTDTFTRDHLPPPDAWPTLLRDPPAPGYPDRLNCAVELLAESDGRRGADRVALRGAGGQRWTYGELRARVDQLAHALTDDLGVRPGNRVLLRGPTSPWLAACWLAVLKAGAVAVTVLANQRPQELATICELARIRHAVCAADRLDHLERAGVPGLRIAAYGSSAPDDLLRLAAARPAAYEAVPTAADDVALIAFTSGTTGRPKGCLHFHRDVLAVADTFSARVLRPCPDDVFAGSPPLGFTFGLGGLVIFPLRAGASAFLDAWAGPAKLLRDIAAHRVSVLFTAPTAYRAMLGQLAEHDVSSLRRCVSAGENLPAALWHAWHTATGLRLINGIGATELLHIFIAAADDAIRPGTTGVPVPGFEARVVDGDGAPLPDGEPGALAVRGPTGCRYLADERQREYVRDGWNLTGDTYVREPDGYFRFVARTDDMIISAGYNIAGPEVEEALQRHPDVVEAAVTGRPDEARGAVVVAHVVLRPGASPGPDAAAALREFARAELAPYKCPREFRFLPALPRTPTGKLQRYRLREGG